DNA from Thermoplasma acidophilum DSM 1728:
CCATGCCGTAAAGCGTCCTGGCGGATGTTCCCATGTAGACGTTAAGCGTTCCAGATGGTGCAAGGTATGCACTTGCGTACAGCGTATAGGTAAGCCACACAAGGCCAGCTGAGAGGGCAACAGTTGCAAACGGTGCGTTCATGAGATCGTATGCGTATGGATAAGCTGTTGCAGCATTTGATGAAGAGGCCAGTGAAGAGAGTTGCTGCCACTGGCCCGGCAAGAGTCCAACCTTCGACCAGTCTATACCTCCCACGAATACAACCTGAAGAAGAGAATATATTAGCATGCCTATGAGAACGGATCCAATTGTGGCGATCGGTATTGATCTCTGTGGGTTTCTTGCTTCGCCCCCATAGTCAATGGCCTGCCTGAAGCCAAAGTATGAGAATACTATGCCTGTGCTGGATATCGCCGCAAATACAGGCGCCCATCCGTAAGGCATGAAGCCATTGCTTGGTATTATCTCGGATGGATTGAAATGCACAAATATGAGAACTAATATCGTTATGACTGGAATTATGACCTTTACCCATGTGAGGCCCTGGTTGGTCTTTCCCATTATGTGAACACCAGCATAGTTAAGGAAGAAGAATCCTATCATAAGTATCATAGCGATGAGCGTTCCGAGTCCAGTCATTATACCGTTTGCTATTAACGCCGGCTTTGTAACGTAGCTGGCTGCATAGGTAACAACAGCCTCAGCCTCTATGGCCGGAACGGACACGGCGCTGAGGAAGTAGGCCCACCCAAAGAGAAATCCTGCGAAGCTTCCATGCGATAGATGACCGTATCTAACTATCGCGCCTGAACGCGGTATCATCGATCCTAGTTCGGCATAAACCAGCGCTATGAAGATGACTATTATGCCACCAAGCACCCATGCTAATATTGATGCAGGACCGGATAATACAGAAGCAGCATATGCGGCAAAGAGCCAGCCTGATCCAATTATACCACCAACACTAAGCATGAGGAGATCCCAGGTTGAAAGGGCCTTTCTCAATTTCTTATCTTGATTTTCAGCATAGGATATATTTGCATCAGATGGTATGCTACTTTGTTCTCCCATGCAATGAATATGTATTAAAATATATATAAAATTTCTCCTCAGAAGCTAATTCCATTTTCTTATAATTATTTAAAAAATACCGCTTTTAATGGTATTGATGTCAGTTATATTTGATATAATATATTAAAAGATTTAGTATATCACATAGTTTCTATCTTATTTTATACAAAATTAAGATTAGAAATCTAATAGACATTCTTATATGAAAATAGAAGAATTCTAAAAAGATTAAATATCAATGATTTAATATATCGACGTATGACCGCAAAACTTGAACTTAGAAATATCAATAAATCCTATGGTAAATTTAAGGTGATATCGGATCTTTCATTGACAATTGAGAAGGGAGAATTCTTTGTTATTTTAGGACCTTCTGGAACTGGGAAATCTACTCTTCTAAAGATAATAGTCGGAATAGAACAGCCTGATTCTGGAAAAATAATAATAGATGGCAAGGATGTAACAAAATTACCTCCAAATAAGAGAAATATAGCCATGGTTTTTCAGAACTATGCCCTGTATCCAAATATGAATGTCTTTGACAACATCGCATTTCCTCTCAGGATGAACCATTTCAGGAATATATCTAGAAGAGTTCATGAAACCGCACAAAAACTGGGAATTGAAAATCTATTGGATAAAAAAGTAACGCAGATAAGTGGTGGGCAGCAACAAAGGGTGGCTCTGGCAAGAGCAATTGTACGCAATCCTGCGCTCTTTCTGCTTGACGAACCATTAAGCAATCTGGACGCGCGAGTAAGATATGCAGCTAGAAATGAACTAAAAAAGATTCAACAGGAACTTGATCAGACTTTTCTCTTCGTTACCCACGATCAGAAGGAAGCTGAAGCACTTGGGGACAGAATAGGTGTTTTGCACAGTGGAAAATTTGAGCAAATTGGATCGTATGAAGAACTCTACAATGATCCAAAAACCGTCTGGGTCGGAGATTTTATAGGGGATTATCCAATGAACTTCATTGGGGAAAAAGGGTTTCGTCCGGAATGGGCTATTATCGAAGATGAAGGAGAATATATTGCTACTGTTGATTCGGTGGAGACGGTAGGTGGAACTTATTTTCTCCACTGCGTTGGGCCGGAGGATTCATCGATCATTTTGAAGTCTGAAACAAAATATAATGCCGGAGATAAGGTGAGCTTCAGTATAAAAAAATACAAAACATTTGAAGAAGCACAGAATCAGGTACAATGACCTAATTCATTTAATGTATTAAGATAGCTTATTATATAATTTATTACAGCTTAATTTATTCCACATAAAATCTATTTACTAATAAAAATACTTAAATAGAATGATTTGAAATACCACCATGATTAAAATGACTGAAAGTCAGGACTATGAAGAAAAGAAGAAACCATGGGGATGGATAATCGCGATAGTGGTTGTCGCGATAGTGGCATTCTCTGCGGGCTACTTTCCATTCCATTCAGCAAAAACGACAAGCTCTAGCGTTGTCAACATTGAATTCTATGAGAGCGTAGCAGCATCTGAGGCCAAATTCATAAATGATACGCTTATACCACAGTTTGAGGCAGAATATCCTGGAATTCATGTGACATTCGTTAACGTTGGAAGTGAAGATGTATCTAAAGATATACTTGCTATGGAAGCTTCAGGCCATGTAGGCCCAATAGTGGCAGGACAGGATAACCTCGAAATCGGCCAGCTCATATACAGCTCGCATGGAAATGTGCTGATGAATCTCACGGCAATGTCTCCGGCGCTAATGCCATCAAGCCTTATTCCCGCGGCATCCAATCTGGTTCAGTATGAACAGAAGGTTTTTGGGGGAATATATTTCTTCCCATTCCGTGGTAATGTTCCGCTTGTATTCTATAATAAAACCGCACTGTCTGATGCCGGCATAAGCTCTCCACCAGCCAATTATACACAGTTGCTTCAGGACGCAATGACGATACACAGCAAGACTGGTAAAGATCCAATAATGATCCAAGGGGCATCCACAAACGGAGGGCATACAGGATCCAGCACCGCAACCGAGATGTACCAGATGATGGTCCAGTTTGGAGGCAACCCGCTGTATCTCAATGATACAGGAGATATACACGCCGTGGAAATGCTTTACAATCTAAGCGCATATTTCAGCCCGGACTTCAAAACGGGATACTGGGGGTCCTACAGGGGTTTAGCGGTAGGTAATTATTCCATTCTTGATTACCAGTGGCCATACGTTTACAATATACTTACGGCTTCACCATACAATATGACTAATTCCACGCTTGGTGTTTATCCTGGTCCAGCCGGTCCAGTGAATGCGAATCATGTACTTGGTGGTGACGTTCTGTTCATACCAAAGGGTGCGACAAATATCCCAAGTCTTGAAGCATTCATAAGATTCCTGCTTGGCGCGCAGGCACAGAGGGAAACCCTGCTGAACCTTTCATGGGTTGCTATAAATCAAAACGCCTATAGGAATCTACCGAAAAGCGAATCCGTTATATTCACAGCACTTGAGCAGGCTATCGCTACGGGAGTATTCCTCAGAAACCCAACACCATGGATCACAGAATGGCAAGTTATATTCTGCAACGATGTATTCAATCCGCTATTCGTTACCCACAGTAAGACATATTCGGATATACCGAGTCTTCTAAGCTATGCTCACAGCCAGATGTATAGCTATATAGCAGCTAACTATGGCCAAGCCAACGCTACACTCTACAATAACCCGAATGCATATGCACCGATATCTGTATAAACTTTGAAAAAATAAGGTATTTAGTATGAAATGGAGAGACGAATGGACAGCATATATACTTATGCTGCCCGCTATTATTTATGTATTGTATTTGGCGTTTATTCCTGCAATTGAAGCAGTTTACGGAAGTTTTCACACAGCCACCGGCAAGACGTCTTTGTACAATTACAATTTCGTATTTTCTACCTTTGGAACCTCTCCGATCATAAATACATTCATCGTTACTGCTTCTGCTCTTCTACTTCAGTTTACTGTTGCCTTTCTAGTTGCGTCTTTGCTTTCAAAGCCATTCAGAGGTAGAGGAGTGTTTTCAGCCATTTTTCTGATTCCGTTCGGTGTGGCTACGATTGTGACTGGTGTAATATTCCATGACATATTTTCAACGTTTGGAGGATACGCAAACACAGTACTTTTGGATCTGCACTTAAAGCCCATAGACTGGACCGGTTCCTATGGAACCTCTCTCTTAGTACTGATACTTGCGGATTCATGGAAGAATACTCCGATAGTGACGCTGGTATTGCTATCCGGAATGGTAACGATACCTAGCGACCTGTATGCGCAGGCAATGGTAGATGGTGCCGGTCCGATATCGCGCTTTTTCCATATAACAATACCAAATATGATCGGATTCATTGCCATAGCTCTGATGATAAGGGGCATAAGCGAGTTCAATATATTCGCAATGGCACTATTGCTGTTTCCACATGCACTGCTCACGACCATGACATACGCCTTATTCGATACGGTTAACGCTTATCCAGCTGACGCCGGGGCAACGATACTGCTGGCATTCGTTCTCGTGTTCGCTGCTCTTGTGATGTTTATGAGATCCAGACAGGGAAAGGTGAGTTCGAATGGTAAATGAATACAAAGGCCCAAGATCAAAGTATTATTTTTATATCGGCGGTGTTATCTTTTCTTTCATAGTGATTATCCCACTTTATTTTCTTGTGATAATCGCGTTTGCAAGTCCAAGTCAAACTCTTGGCGCATATTATCCTCCTTTGATTCCTAGCAAATTTACCTTAGAAAATCTCAAGTCAGCTTTTTCTGGATATAGTTCAATTTTGATAGCAGCATTCTATAAATCTCTGGAAACAGCTTTCATCGTGGCGTCCATAGCAATATTGTTAGGTTTCCATGCCGCATACGGTCTATCCAGGATTCCATATAAACTGAGCAATCTAATACTTGGTT
Protein-coding regions in this window:
- a CDS encoding APC family permease, giving the protein MGEQSSIPSDANISYAENQDKKLRKALSTWDLLMLSVGGIIGSGWLFAAYAASVLSGPASILAWVLGGIIVIFIALVYAELGSMIPRSGAIVRYGHLSHGSFAGFLFGWAYFLSAVSVPAIEAEAVVTYAASYVTKPALIANGIMTGLGTLIAMILMIGFFFLNYAGVHIMGKTNQGLTWVKVIIPVITILVLIFVHFNPSEIIPSNGFMPYGWAPVFAAISSTGIVFSYFGFRQAIDYGGEARNPQRSIPIATIGSVLIGMLIYSLLQVVFVGGIDWSKVGLLPGQWQQLSSLASSSNAATAYPYAYDLMNAPFATVALSAGLVWLTYTLYASAYLAPSGTLNVYMGTSARTLYGMAVNGHLPKTFAKIEERNRIPLIPLITTLLVGFLFFLPFPSWYKMVGFISGATVFTYIVGGAALMNLRKQAPELKRPFRLPAADVFAPIAFILASEAVYWTGWPTTLYLAIGIFAGLVLYGILAALHKIEQSFNSTNVKAGLWVPFFIIVLTVLSYLGEYGGIDVIKFPLDLIVVAIVSALFYFWAIRSGIKTEEIAAMVANEDQYV
- a CDS encoding ABC transporter ATP-binding protein; the protein is MTAKLELRNINKSYGKFKVISDLSLTIEKGEFFVILGPSGTGKSTLLKIIVGIEQPDSGKIIIDGKDVTKLPPNKRNIAMVFQNYALYPNMNVFDNIAFPLRMNHFRNISRRVHETAQKLGIENLLDKKVTQISGGQQQRVALARAIVRNPALFLLDEPLSNLDARVRYAARNELKKIQQELDQTFLFVTHDQKEAEALGDRIGVLHSGKFEQIGSYEELYNDPKTVWVGDFIGDYPMNFIGEKGFRPEWAIIEDEGEYIATVDSVETVGGTYFLHCVGPEDSSIILKSETKYNAGDKVSFSIKKYKTFEEAQNQVQ
- a CDS encoding carbohydrate ABC transporter permease, whose product is MAFIPAIEAVYGSFHTATGKTSLYNYNFVFSTFGTSPIINTFIVTASALLLQFTVAFLVASLLSKPFRGRGVFSAIFLIPFGVATIVTGVIFHDIFSTFGGYANTVLLDLHLKPIDWTGSYGTSLLVLILADSWKNTPIVTLVLLSGMVTIPSDLYAQAMVDGAGPISRFFHITIPNMIGFIAIALMIRGISEFNIFAMALLLFPHALLTTMTYALFDTVNAYPADAGATILLAFVLVFAALVMFMRSRQGKVSSNGK
- a CDS encoding ABC transporter substrate-binding protein; protein product: MIKMTESQDYEEKKKPWGWIIAIVVVAIVAFSAGYFPFHSAKTTSSSVVNIEFYESVAASEAKFINDTLIPQFEAEYPGIHVTFVNVGSEDVSKDILAMEASGHVGPIVAGQDNLEIGQLIYSSHGNVLMNLTAMSPALMPSSLIPAASNLVQYEQKVFGGIYFFPFRGNVPLVFYNKTALSDAGISSPPANYTQLLQDAMTIHSKTGKDPIMIQGASTNGGHTGSSTATEMYQMMVQFGGNPLYLNDTGDIHAVEMLYNLSAYFSPDFKTGYWGSYRGLAVGNYSILDYQWPYVYNILTASPYNMTNSTLGVYPGPAGPVNANHVLGGDVLFIPKGATNIPSLEAFIRFLLGAQAQRETLLNLSWVAINQNAYRNLPKSESVIFTALEQAIATGVFLRNPTPWITEWQVIFCNDVFNPLFVTHSKTYSDIPSLLSYAHSQMYSYIAANYGQANATLYNNPNAYAPISV